The following are encoded in a window of Peromyscus leucopus breed LL Stock chromosome X, UCI_PerLeu_2.1, whole genome shotgun sequence genomic DNA:
- the Bhlhe40 gene encoding class E basic helix-loop-helix protein 40, with the protein MERIPSAQPPPTCLPKAPGLEHGDLSGMDFAHMYQVYKSRRGIKRSEDSKETYKLPHRLIEKKRRDRINECIAQLKDLLPEHLKLTTLGHLEKAVVLELTLKHVKALTNLIDQQQQKIIALQSGLQAGELTGRNIEAGQEMFCSGFQTCAREVLQYLTKHENTRDLKSSQLVTHLHRVVSELLQGGTSRKPSDSAPKAMDFKEKPSFLAKGSEGPGKNCVPVIQRTFAPSGGEQSGSDTDTDSGYGGELEKGDLRSEQSYFKSDHGRRFTMGERVSTIKQESEEPPTKKSRMQLSDEEGHFTGSDLMGTPFLGPHPHQPPFCLPFYLIPPSATAYLPMLEKCWYPTSVPLLYPGLNTSAAALSSFMNPDKIPTPLLLPQRLPSPLAHSSLDSSALLQALKQIPPLNLETKD; encoded by the exons ATGGAGCGGATCCCCAGCGCGCAACCACCTCCTACCTGCCTGCCCAAAGCGCCAGGACTGGAGCACGGAGACCTGTCAGG GATGGATTTTGCCCACATGTACCAAGTGTACAAGTCCAGACGGGGGATCAAACGGAGCGAGGACAGCAAG GAAACTTACAAATTGCCGCATCGGCTGATTGAGAAAAAGAGACGTGACCGGATTAACGAGTGCATTGCCCAGTTGAAGGATCTCCTACCCGAACACCTCAAACTTACA ACTTTGGGTCACTTGGAGAAAGCAGTGGTCCTAGAGCTTACCTTGAAGCATGTAAAAGCATTGACAAATCTGATTGATCAGCAGCAACAAAAAATCATTGCCCTGCAGAGCGGATTGCAAGCTG GTGAGCTGACAGGAAGAAATATCGAAGCAGGACAAGAAATGTTCTGCTCAGGTTTCCAGACGTGTGCCCGGGAGGTGCTTCAGTACCTGACCAAACATGAGAACACTCGGGACCTGAAGTCTTCCCAGCTTGTCACTCATCTCCACCGCGTGGTCTCCGAGCTGCTGCAGGGTGGTACTTCCCGGAAACCATCGGACTCGGCTCCCAAAGCCATGGACTTCAAAGAGAAACCCAGCTTCCTGGCCAAGGGATCAGAAGGGCCTGGGAAAAACTGTGTGCCAGTCATCCAGCGGACTTTTGCCCCCTCGGGTGGGGAGCAGAGCGGAAGTGATACGGACACAGACAGCGGTTACGGAGGTGAATTGGAGAAGGGTGATTTGCGCAGTGAGCAGTCCTACTTCAAGAGCGATCACGGTCGCAGGTTCACCATGGGAGAACGAGTCAGCACGATCAAGCAAGAATCTGAAGAGCCCCCCACCAAAAAGAGCCGAATGCAGCTCTCAGATGAGGAGGGCCACTTCACTGGCAGTGACCTGATGGGTACCCCGTTTCTGGGCCCCCACCCACATCAGCCTCCCTTCTGCCTGCCCTTCTATCTCATCCCACCTTCGGCAACGGCCTACCTGCCTATGCTGGAGAAATGCTGGTACCCCACCTCTGTACCATTATTATACCCAGGCCTCAATACCTCTGCAGCAGCCCTCTCCAGCTTCATGAACCCAGACAAGATCCCGACTCCCTTGCTCCTGCCCCAGAGACTCCCTTCTCCCTTGGCACATTCGTCCCTTGACTCTTCGGCCTTGCTCCAGGCTCTGAAGCAGATCCCCCCTTTAAACTTAGAAACCAAAGACTAA